Part of the Spirochaeta isovalerica genome, TCAGAATGAAAAGTAGTAAAATAAGGGATTTGTATTTTTTCATATCAGACCTCCCTCAGCGTTTCAGCTATATTGCCTTTTACGGCGGAAAAAGCCGGAAGAAGCCCGAGCAGGCCGCCGCATCCGATTGCCAGAGCAAAGCCGCTGACAAGAGGCAGAAACTTAACCCCCGCTGCCGAACTGAAATCAGATGAAAGCTCGCCGAGCAATGGGGAGAGCGTTCCGAGAACGGGTTTGCCGATGGCCAGAGCCAGCAAAACACCGATTACAGCTCCCAGGAGACTCAGCATCATTGACCAGGACCAGAATTCTCTGATAACTCTTACCTGAGATGCGCCGAGAGATCTTTCAAGAGCGATTTCCCGTCTTCTGCCAAGAGATTCAACAACCATAATGCTGAAGATTCCAAGAGAACTGGTCAGGAGTAAAACTATGCCGAGAATATTCACCGATACCGTAAAAATCGATACGGCCTGGCGCAATTCCTCCATATAAGTTGATTCTCCGTTCAGACTGCCTTCCCAGGAGACCAGACTGACATCGTAACCGTAATTATTTTCTATGATTGAAGCTATTTCCGCCTGCACTTTTTCAACCGACGTCGATGTGCTCTTTACAACAAATTGTCCGGACATGAAGTCGAGCATTCGGGAAGCGAAATCAGAGTTAGGCATCATGGCGGTCACAGGAAAAATGACATCGGCGATACCGTAGGACCGTCTGGCCACTTCCTGCGGATCGGCAAAAACTCCTGCAACGGAATACTGGGTAATAAGATCCCTGGAGCCGCTTCCTCCCGGACCGCGCATGAACTGCATTCCCGGAGGCGCAATTCTTTTGCCGATGGCGTTTTCCGCCTTGCCGAAAAGCATAAGTGCGGTAGTTTCACTGATCCAGACTTTTTTCAATCCAGAAGCATAAACCTCCTCTGTCATAGGTGCACCGGCGATGATTTCCAGACCGAACACATCAAAGTAGGACGGGTCTGTTCCAACTGAACTTCTCAACTGCCATGTTTTACCTTCAACAGTAATCTCATCAACAGGAACACCCATTACGATAGCCGCAACGGTAATCGTCATACCTTCAGAAACTAGAGTTTCAAATACTTTCTGATCGAACTGCCCGGGCCTCTCCTGTTCGAGAGAGCCATCAGTAGCCCACTCGCCGTTCGCTCCGTATAAAATAACACCGCTTTCGTTCATTTTTGCCAGGACTTCGCTTTGAAGAACCGACCCGGCGCTGAAGGAGATGATTAGTATACCCGTACCCAATGCAACTGCCGCTATTGTCATAAGTATTTTGACCGGATTTTTAACCCAGTGTCTTATTAGCATCGTTATAAATTTTTTCATTCAATTTCTCCTGATCAACCGGCCTGTCTCATGGCTTCTGCAGCTTCAATACCGGAATTCTGAAAAGAGGGAATAACAGAGAAGGCGAAAGTTAGGATGGAGGACAGAAGGACTCCCGCCAGAATAAATAACCAGCTACCGCCCTCCAATCCCATAGCCTTTTCCATAGCTCCCGATAGAGGAAAGGCAATAATCGTTCCCAGAACCGCACCCATCAGCGTGACAGCTGCAGCTTCAGTGGCGAATAATTTGAGAATACTCCTATTGGAGGCTCCAAGTGCTTTCAGTATGCCCACGTGCTTTTTCATACGGAGCGTCCGGCTCATCAGAATATGGGAAATATTGACCGATGCGATAAACAATCCCGCCAGGCTCAGGAAAAGGATCAGGTAACTGATACCTCTGTTTCTGTTGATCAGCTTTTCCGCTTCTTCGCGGGGATTGGAAATCACGGTCTGTCCTTCGCCGAACTCCGATGCGAACCAGGCGGATAGAAGTTCAGCCGCGCTATCCAGGTCTTCCGGATCCGTCACAGTGAAACGAAGCTGTTTATTGCCACCGGGTCTGAATCTATCCATGGCTCCGCTGGAACCGGCCTGTTTGTCGAGAGAGAAGTACGACTCATCATATGACGTGCCGGTTTCTTCAAGAATTCCCGCAATAATGTAATAGCTCCGCATGGACAGTATTTTCTTTCCGATCAGGTTTTCCAGTGGTTCCCCGGCCCTATTTATCATTTCGGCGGCGTCGACGCCCAGAACTACGTAATCTGAAGTTCCATTCATATCGCTTGATGTAAAGAGACTGCCGAATTGGGTCTCAAGTTTCCATGCGCTGAAAAACTGCGGAGTCACTTCATACCCGTACAGTTCTTCCACTTCCGGTATTATGATGGAACTGTCAGAGGCGGCTTCCTGAAGCATCTCTGTCATATTTCCACGAAAATCATCCCCCTCCTGAGGCTGGGGAGCCCCCTCGCCTTCCGTTCCTCCGCCCATGGGAGGTTCTCCTCCTTCGGGACGATTGGCTTCCATCTGCTGCATCTCATTCATAAACTGCCCGTTCATGAAACGCATTCTGCTTTTTCCCGACAGGTAGGCAAAAGAGATCTGGGGAACCAGTTCCGCCGCTTCGAGATCATCGTAAGTGAGGATGATACTTTCACCGGTAACAGTTTCGATCAGAGGAGTTTCCATATCCTCCGCATTATCCTGAGTGGAGACTATGAGCTCCCGGTATTCGGGAGATTCCAGCATCTGCCTGCTGTAGCTGTTCGTATGGAGCAACAGAGATAATCCCGAAGCCGCGGCTCCGACTCCCAGAGCCACAGCGAGAATGAGCAGTCCCGATTCCAGGATCCGGCCCGTAAACCTTCTTTTTACAATCAACAGGGGTTCGCTCTTCATATCAAATCCCCTGGGCGATCAGTTCATCGCTGAAAAGAGCGCCGTCTCTGATTGAAATTTTTCTTCTGGCTCTGTCGCCCTGCTCGGGGTTATGGGTAACCATTACGACGGTTACACCTTTATTGTTGAGTTTTTCCAGCATAACCATAATTTCCTCCCCCTTATCCGACGGCAGGTTTCCCGTCGGCTCGTCCGCCAGAATGAGATCCGGATCATTGGAGAGAGAGCGGGCGATGGCTACGCGCTGCTGCTCCCCGCCGCTCATCATCGTGGGAAGATGATACATCCGGTGTCCGAGCCCCACTTCCTCCAGCAGTTCCTGGGCTCGGGACCTTCTGTTTCTGTAGCTGATTCCCGCATAAGACATGGGAAGCATAACGTTTTCAAGAGCGCTCAATTCGGGAAAGAGGTTGAAACTCTGAAATATAAATCCGAAATGCTTATTCCTGATTCTCGCCTGCTCCTTATCGGGCAGAGAGGTTATATCGTAATCTTCAAGAAGATATTGACCACCCGATACGGAATCAAGAATTCCGAGTATATGCATCAGCGTTGATTTACCGGAACCGGAAGGTCCCATTATCGCCACATATTCGCCCCTGTTGATTTTCAGATTTACATCTTTGAGGGCATTTACTTTTACCTCTCCCAAATCATACAATTTGCTGATATTTTTTAATTCAATCATTTCATTTCTCCTGCGACTATGTTCGGATCCTGATGCTTACGCATCCTCCGAAATATCTTAATTTACTTCAATCACATCCTGATCGATATAATCCTGATAGGAACTGATTATGATCTGATCCCCCGCTTCCAGACCGCTCAGGACTTCGACCTGACTTCCCTGAATCTCTCCGAAAACAACCGTTGTTTTATAGGCTCGGGAACCATCTATTCTGTAAACGTATTTCTGACTGCCTGTTGTCAGATAGGATCCCCTGGGGAGAAGAAGAGCATCTTCTGTCGTTCCGAGAGGAATATCTGCCACGGCGGAAGCTCCAGGGGTCAACTCACTGACTCCGACCGGTCTGACCCGGACTGTCACAGTAGCGGCCAGACCGTCGGAGGACATGGACGCCACCCGGCCGATCTGTTTGATTTCCCCTTCGACGACATTATTACTTATGACCAGTTCAACACTTCCGCCGACTTCAAGATAGGAACTGTACTGCTCGTATACTTCCAGATCGATGTAGACATCCCTGGTATCAGCTACGGTAAAAAGGGCTGTGTTCTGTTCGATTAGACTGCCGGGAACCATAAGATTCTCCTCAAGACTGAGAATATCTCCGGCAATGGGGCTGGTGATGCTGGCATCCTCAATATCCTTCTGTACTCTCTTAAGCGAAACTTCCAGAGAGGCTATCTGGGCTTCCTGTTTTTTCAGGCTGAGTTCATTGCTTCTCTCCGTTTTCTCTTTTGAGAGCAATAAATCCTCTTTCTGTTCATATAGGCTCTGCAGGGCGTCCACAGCTTCCTCGTAATCGGAGGCTCTTGAACTTTTAAGCTCCATCAGTTCCTTTTCAGTCTGAACAGCTTCCTCTCCCTCCGCTATATCCTCTTCAATGCGCTGAAGGCTCAGATCCAGTTCTCTCAGAGTATATTCGCCGGAGAGCTTGATCTCTTCCAGAGCTATCTGCTGCGTTTCCAGTTCATCCATCAGATCATCGCGCTGTTCCTCGAGATCCGGGACATCCAGAACGGCAAGGATAGTGGATTCGGTGATAGAATCGCCTTCATTTACATAAATTTCCTTCGCATAACCTGTTTCCATATTTACTATGGAAACCTGAGTGGGCAGAACCACCGTACCGCTGGCTTCCGTTGAAGTCGTAAAGGAACCTGTCGTTACTTCTGCAACAGTGTAATCTCCAATCTGTTTTATGCTGCTTTTTGTATTGAGAAATATAGCAACAAGCACAGATGCGACCAGAAGCGCGACGACTGCTGCTGAAATATAGGCCTTCTTCTTCCTGCTTCCGGAAATAAGGGGCGAAGACTCCTCAACCTGTATGATTTTTCTTAATTCAGCCATTTTGACCTCCCTGTGAACCGAATATACAGTCGGTAGAAAGCCTTGTGGTTAACTCTGTGTAAAAGGAATGTAAACTATGTAAAAGCTAACCCTTTCGACAGTAAAGAAACTCGCATGACCGAACCGGCTGATATATACTGAAGACCATGAAAAGAATAAAGAGACAGGGAACATTGGTTATGCGCCTGACGACTGTTGCGGTTTTTTCAGCGATCGCCGTTCTGTCTATCCTCCAGTACCGATGGGCTGTCAACTCCGGCGAGAAAATAATCAATGACCTGGCTAAATCTTTTGAATTCCGGATTTTCGGTTCTCTGGCGCAGGAGATCAGTCGTATCGAGTTATTCACGCAACATCCCGGGGGAAGAGATATATCTGATGATGAAGAGATCAGAACCGGACTGACATATCTGGGAGATCAATTCCTTTCCGAGTTTAATGGTAATTATATTCTTTCCTACGCCTATGCAAACCTTATGGAGAAAACCGGATATTCAAGCACTGTCGGCGGAGACTGGGTTCAGGATGCGACTGGGTTCATGAATAATCCGGTCTTTAAAGAAGAGCACAGCGAACCGGATTTTCGCGATATGTCGATTGTCATCGATCCGGAAGATAAGGGAAAAGTCTATCTGGTGCGCAGATATCCCGGCGGGAAGTATACATCCTTTATTCATTTTGATTTGAAGCTCTTTATGGAAAAAGAACTCATTCCCGCAATCGATGAAACTCTGGGCGACTATACCATATCCCTTGTTTCAGACCTGACTTCAGACGCGGTCCCTCTGGAGGAGAGAAACTATCGCTTTTCACCTGTCGACATACTTTTCAATCACCTGGCCGGAAACGATAAA contains:
- a CDS encoding efflux RND transporter periplasmic adaptor subunit codes for the protein MAELRKIIQVEESSPLISGSRKKKAYISAAVVALLVASVLVAIFLNTKSSIKQIGDYTVAEVTTGSFTTSTEASGTVVLPTQVSIVNMETGYAKEIYVNEGDSITESTILAVLDVPDLEEQRDDLMDELETQQIALEEIKLSGEYTLRELDLSLQRIEEDIAEGEEAVQTEKELMELKSSRASDYEEAVDALQSLYEQKEDLLLSKEKTERSNELSLKKQEAQIASLEVSLKRVQKDIEDASITSPIAGDILSLEENLMVPGSLIEQNTALFTVADTRDVYIDLEVYEQYSSYLEVGGSVELVISNNVVEGEIKQIGRVASMSSDGLAATVTVRVRPVGVSELTPGASAVADIPLGTTEDALLLPRGSYLTTGSQKYVYRIDGSRAYKTTVVFGEIQGSQVEVLSGLEAGDQIIISSYQDYIDQDVIEVN
- a CDS encoding ABC transporter ATP-binding protein; the encoded protein is MIELKNISKLYDLGEVKVNALKDVNLKINRGEYVAIMGPSGSGKSTLMHILGILDSVSGGQYLLEDYDITSLPDKEQARIRNKHFGFIFQSFNLFPELSALENVMLPMSYAGISYRNRRSRAQELLEEVGLGHRMYHLPTMMSGGEQQRVAIARSLSNDPDLILADEPTGNLPSDKGEEIMVMLEKLNNKGVTVVMVTHNPEQGDRARRKISIRDGALFSDELIAQGI
- a CDS encoding ABC transporter permease; its protein translation is MKSEPLLIVKRRFTGRILESGLLILAVALGVGAAASGLSLLLHTNSYSRQMLESPEYRELIVSTQDNAEDMETPLIETVTGESIILTYDDLEAAELVPQISFAYLSGKSRMRFMNGQFMNEMQQMEANRPEGGEPPMGGGTEGEGAPQPQEGDDFRGNMTEMLQEAASDSSIIIPEVEELYGYEVTPQFFSAWKLETQFGSLFTSSDMNGTSDYVVLGVDAAEMINRAGEPLENLIGKKILSMRSYYIIAGILEETGTSYDESYFSLDKQAGSSGAMDRFRPGGNKQLRFTVTDPEDLDSAAELLSAWFASEFGEGQTVISNPREEAEKLINRNRGISYLILFLSLAGLFIASVNISHILMSRTLRMKKHVGILKALGASNRSILKLFATEAAAVTLMGAVLGTIIAFPLSGAMEKAMGLEGGSWLFILAGVLLSSILTFAFSVIPSFQNSGIEAAEAMRQAG
- a CDS encoding ABC transporter permease — its product is MKKFITMLIRHWVKNPVKILMTIAAVALGTGILIISFSAGSVLQSEVLAKMNESGVILYGANGEWATDGSLEQERPGQFDQKVFETLVSEGMTITVAAIVMGVPVDEITVEGKTWQLRSSVGTDPSYFDVFGLEIIAGAPMTEEVYASGLKKVWISETTALMLFGKAENAIGKRIAPPGMQFMRGPGGSGSRDLITQYSVAGVFADPQEVARRSYGIADVIFPVTAMMPNSDFASRMLDFMSGQFVVKSTSTSVEKVQAEIASIIENNYGYDVSLVSWEGSLNGESTYMEELRQAVSIFTVSVNILGIVLLLTSSLGIFSIMVVESLGRRREIALERSLGASQVRVIREFWSWSMMLSLLGAVIGVLLALAIGKPVLGTLSPLLGELSSDFSSAAGVKFLPLVSGFALAIGCGGLLGLLPAFSAVKGNIAETLREV